From the genome of Spirosomataceae bacterium TFI 002, one region includes:
- a CDS encoding pyrimidine-specific ribonucleoside hydrolase, which produces MKMNLYVLALASSLVAMTISCTKAEEKADEENKIIATEDSQVKEVWIDADLAVGMMRYHRPGYSDVDDGYAILQLMKSPKVHINGISAVFGNTKIDDAFRLCQKMSAEFATYEIPVFKGAGEAINLTDVKTNDGVEAMAAALKQKKMVIAAIGPATNVGLLLLKYPELKDQIIEVVLVAGRRKPTDYFNIGTMGARAKDLNFDLDNTAFRIMLENKVNVTLCPFEISSKVWIKSKDLDILATGGAGNKWLSEASKPWLAQWVSQGAEGFNPFDVLASHYIIAPNEIVFEDRNARLEIHADDTVKENEKAVFKSYLLCDEGEGAKVKYCYDVVDNYNELLLESLK; this is translated from the coding sequence ATGAAAATGAATTTATACGTATTGGCACTAGCCTCAAGTTTGGTCGCAATGACCATTTCTTGCACAAAAGCGGAAGAAAAGGCAGACGAGGAGAATAAAATCATTGCTACTGAAGATTCCCAGGTGAAGGAAGTATGGATTGATGCAGACCTTGCAGTGGGAATGATGAGATACCATAGGCCAGGTTATTCCGACGTAGATGACGGCTATGCGATCTTACAACTAATGAAATCGCCCAAAGTCCATATCAATGGCATCAGTGCGGTTTTTGGCAATACTAAAATTGACGATGCATTTCGACTGTGTCAAAAAATGAGTGCCGAGTTTGCCACTTACGAGATTCCCGTATTTAAAGGTGCAGGCGAAGCAATTAACCTCACAGATGTCAAAACTAATGACGGAGTAGAGGCGATGGCAGCCGCTCTGAAACAGAAAAAAATGGTCATTGCGGCCATTGGGCCTGCAACAAATGTAGGTTTGCTTTTGCTAAAATACCCTGAATTAAAAGATCAGATCATAGAAGTGGTACTCGTTGCAGGGCGACGTAAGCCAACCGACTATTTCAACATTGGTACTATGGGAGCAAGGGCAAAAGACCTGAACTTTGATCTTGACAATACCGCTTTTAGAATAATGCTGGAGAACAAGGTGAATGTTACACTTTGTCCATTCGAAATATCGAGTAAAGTTTGGATTAAGTCAAAAGACTTAGATATTCTCGCAACTGGAGGTGCGGGAAATAAATGGCTTTCAGAAGCTTCCAAGCCATGGTTAGCTCAATGGGTTTCGCAAGGAGCAGAGGGTTTTAATCCATTTGATGTGTTGGCTAGTCATTACATCATTGCACCAAATGAAATAGTTTTTGAAGACAGAAATGCCCGCCTAGAAATTCACGCAGACGACACTGTTAAGGAGAACGAGAAGGCAGTGTTTAAATCATATTTGCTTTGTGATGAAGGTGAAGGGGCAAAAGTGAAGTATTGCTACGATGTAGTTGATAACTACAATGAATTACTACTCGAGAGTTTAAAGTAA
- a CDS encoding chemotaxis protein MotB has translation MKNLIVSVLILVSVASCVTKKKYVDVQNKLSQAEQASNKCKDELVLATEEKLKLQNDLSSSKSSLSDMRQQRENEAQNFRNQIEDLKKVRDTQFAQVEGLTILSKAANENINKTLSQIENKEKYIKQILAAKNKVDSMNLALALNLKTSIGLDINDKDVDIKVDKTVVFINLSDAMMYSPGSYKLTPRANEVLAKIAKVIKARADLDVMVEGYTDNTPIHTAILDDNWDLSVKRSTTVVRSLQQKHGINPNRLVAAGRGEYNTLKPNNSKENMAMNRRTRIILLPKLDQFYDLLNPELAKK, from the coding sequence ATGAAAAACCTAATAGTCAGTGTATTAATCCTTGTGTCAGTTGCTTCATGCGTGACAAAAAAGAAGTATGTAGATGTTCAAAATAAACTAAGTCAAGCTGAGCAAGCCAGCAATAAATGCAAGGATGAGCTCGTATTGGCTACCGAAGAGAAGTTAAAACTTCAAAATGACCTTTCGTCTTCAAAGTCATCTCTTAGCGATATGAGACAACAAAGAGAAAACGAAGCTCAAAACTTCCGAAATCAAATTGAAGATTTGAAAAAAGTAAGAGATACTCAATTTGCACAAGTAGAAGGCTTGACAATATTGAGCAAAGCGGCAAACGAAAACATCAACAAAACGCTAAGCCAAATCGAAAACAAAGAGAAATACATCAAGCAAATTCTTGCTGCTAAAAACAAAGTTGACTCTATGAACTTGGCTTTAGCACTTAACTTGAAAACAAGCATTGGTCTTGATATCAACGATAAAGATGTAGATATCAAAGTTGACAAAACTGTGGTTTTCATTAACCTTTCAGATGCCATGATGTATAGCCCAGGGAGCTATAAATTAACTCCTAGAGCGAATGAAGTATTGGCAAAAATTGCAAAGGTGATAAAGGCTAGAGCTGATCTTGACGTAATGGTAGAAGGCTATACTGACAATACCCCTATTCACACGGCCATCCTTGACGATAACTGGGATTTGAGTGTAAAAAGATCTACAACAGTAGTGCGTTCTTTGCAACAAAAACACGGTATAAATCCTAATAGACTTGTTGCGGCGGGTAGAGGTGAGTATAATACTTTAAAGCCAAACAACTCTAAAGAAAACATGGCAATGAATCGTAGAACAAGAATTATCCTTCTTCCAAAATTGGATCAATTCTATGATCTATTGAATCCTGAATTAGCGAAAAAGTAA
- a CDS encoding Starch-binding associating with outer membrane: MKNIAYIFFAYLVLGVSCTGDFAKLNENPNAPQQVDPQFLLTNVISEAANRSSYEQGFRLANYLSQFAASVEFERIDRYEMGSNSGYWTVIYRMLSDLRSVKELSGNNEAYKAVASIMESYLYSQLTDMWGDVPYLEAVKALDDQFTPKYDSQKEIYTNPETGILAVLKKSAATLETTNDAIRGDVMFNNDLSKWVRFANSLRFRYLLRISNKISDFSEMKALANSGKLINSNSQNAEVKYLSAAPNQWPMSQASLGLYQEHRMTKTVEATLKSWNDPRMKVLYKPTQQSITEGAPAYVGLENGQDRETISAKGINLNNVSLFGAMFRDVPDGVSAQFISYAEVQFALAEAAKRGFIEGNAEQFYNNGVAASFEYYKVALPSDYFENPAVALDGSNDLTKILTQKWLALINVGHEAWFEIRRTGIPAIKAGPDNLNNDMLPVRYLYPESEQATNSANYKSSLAIQGPDDINTKVWWEKN; this comes from the coding sequence ATGAAAAATATAGCATATATCTTTTTTGCCTACCTGGTATTGGGCGTGAGCTGTACTGGTGATTTTGCAAAGCTCAATGAGAATCCAAATGCTCCTCAGCAAGTAGACCCCCAGTTTTTACTTACAAATGTGATTAGCGAGGCAGCAAACAGAAGTAGTTATGAGCAGGGTTTTCGATTAGCCAATTACCTTTCGCAGTTTGCGGCAAGTGTTGAGTTTGAGAGAATCGATCGTTATGAAATGGGAAGCAATAGCGGATATTGGACTGTCATTTACCGAATGTTGAGCGACTTGAGATCAGTCAAAGAGTTATCTGGAAATAACGAGGCATATAAAGCAGTTGCCAGTATTATGGAAAGTTACCTTTATTCTCAACTGACGGATATGTGGGGAGATGTTCCATATTTAGAGGCTGTTAAGGCTTTGGATGATCAATTTACTCCCAAATATGATTCTCAAAAGGAAATTTATACCAATCCAGAAACGGGGATTTTAGCAGTACTTAAGAAGTCTGCTGCAACACTGGAAACCACAAACGATGCCATAAGAGGTGATGTCATGTTTAATAATGACTTGAGTAAATGGGTTCGTTTTGCCAATTCACTCCGATTTAGATATCTACTTCGTATCAGTAATAAAATATCTGATTTTAGTGAAATGAAGGCTCTGGCAAATTCTGGAAAGTTGATTAACTCTAACAGTCAAAATGCCGAAGTTAAATACCTGAGTGCTGCACCCAACCAGTGGCCTATGTCGCAGGCAAGCTTGGGCTTATACCAGGAGCACCGTATGACAAAAACTGTAGAAGCGACCCTAAAGTCATGGAATGATCCTAGAATGAAAGTTCTTTACAAACCTACACAACAAAGCATAACGGAAGGAGCTCCTGCCTACGTTGGTTTGGAAAATGGACAAGACCGAGAGACTATTTCTGCAAAAGGTATCAACCTTAATAATGTCTCCTTGTTTGGGGCAATGTTCAGAGACGTACCAGATGGTGTTTCGGCACAGTTTATTTCCTATGCGGAGGTACAGTTTGCCTTAGCAGAAGCAGCCAAAAGAGGTTTCATAGAAGGAAATGCAGAGCAATTTTACAATAATGGAGTTGCAGCGAGTTTTGAATATTACAAAGTAGCTTTGCCAAGCGACTATTTTGAAAACCCTGCGGTTGCACTGGATGGAAGTAATGATCTAACCAAGATTTTAACACAAAAATGGTTAGCCTTGATCAATGTAGGTCACGAGGCATGGTTCGAGATTAGAAGAACAGGAATACCGGCAATAAAAGCTGGGCCTGATAACTTAAATAATGACATGCTCCCAGTGAGATACTTGTATCCAGAGTCGGAACAGGCAACTAATAGTGCCAATTATAAGTCTTCTTTGGCAATTCAGGGCCCAGATGATATCAACACCAAAGTATGGTGGGAAAAGAATTAA
- a CDS encoding Uncharacterized membrane protein — protein MILLDAQLFFGRLHPLVVHLPIGFLMLAFIFNITVYFKKLPNLQVAVPFTLLLGAISASVACLFGWLLSETGDYGAKTLENHKFSGLAIAAISFLLFYLTTPHFQQKIVLPGKLYTGLMIGLMGLLSYSGHQGGNLTHGSDYLSMETLTKKDRVPPETLDKALVFEDVIEPLLEKRCKQCHSGSKIKGDLKMTSLAEMLKGGKSGPAIVPGDSKKSEIFHRITLDPSDEDFMPTDGKTPLSKNEVKMIEWWINKANAAPEKSIAELKPDPATQTLFAVALGFAKGEAGEGGDDLANINPEIPKTTDLAAIEKAKEAGFTVRVMLQNPMMLDVKLAPNKTFTAAEIDSKLQLLKPIAKNIILLNLSELALNDAQLAFLKECSNLEKLRIEKNPVGDATVSHLGQLKHLQAVNFYQTDLSKTGLQNLSKLPSIRSIYAFQSKVGRMDTSAILKEKPDLEIVL, from the coding sequence ATGATTTTACTTGACGCTCAATTGTTTTTCGGCCGACTTCACCCTTTGGTTGTTCATCTACCTATTGGATTTTTGATGTTGGCATTTATTTTTAATATCACAGTTTACTTTAAAAAATTACCCAACCTACAAGTAGCTGTTCCATTTACACTTTTGCTTGGTGCTATTTCTGCTTCGGTGGCTTGCCTATTTGGATGGTTACTTTCTGAAACTGGCGATTATGGTGCCAAAACGCTTGAAAATCATAAGTTCTCAGGACTTGCCATTGCCGCAATTTCTTTCTTGCTTTTTTACCTGACCACTCCTCATTTTCAGCAAAAAATTGTACTCCCTGGCAAATTGTACACTGGGTTAATGATTGGCCTGATGGGTTTGCTTTCATACAGTGGGCATCAAGGCGGCAATCTTACACACGGTAGTGATTACTTGTCCATGGAAACTCTTACAAAAAAAGACAGAGTACCTCCCGAAACATTAGACAAAGCTTTAGTTTTTGAAGATGTAATAGAGCCTTTATTAGAAAAACGTTGCAAGCAATGTCATAGCGGCTCCAAAATTAAAGGAGACTTAAAAATGACCTCACTTGCCGAAATGCTCAAAGGAGGAAAATCTGGTCCAGCAATAGTACCGGGTGATTCCAAGAAAAGCGAAATCTTCCATCGCATAACCTTAGACCCAAGTGACGAAGACTTTATGCCAACAGATGGTAAAACTCCACTCTCCAAAAATGAAGTTAAAATGATAGAGTGGTGGATCAATAAAGCCAATGCTGCTCCAGAAAAATCCATTGCAGAATTAAAACCAGATCCTGCTACACAAACTCTATTTGCAGTTGCCTTAGGTTTTGCCAAAGGGGAAGCTGGAGAAGGAGGAGATGACTTAGCTAATATCAATCCTGAGATTCCAAAAACAACAGACTTAGCTGCCATTGAAAAAGCAAAAGAAGCAGGCTTCACTGTAAGAGTCATGCTTCAAAACCCAATGATGCTTGATGTAAAACTAGCTCCAAACAAAACATTCACAGCAGCAGAAATTGATAGCAAACTGCAACTCTTAAAGCCTATTGCAAAAAACATCATCTTATTAAACTTATCGGAACTGGCACTCAACGATGCTCAACTAGCCTTTTTGAAAGAATGCTCCAACTTAGAAAAGCTAAGAATAGAGAAAAACCCTGTTGGGGATGCGACAGTAAGTCATTTGGGACAATTGAAACACTTACAAGCAGTGAACTTTTACCAAACAGATTTAAGTAAAACTGGACTTCAAAACCTGAGTAAGCTCCCAAGCATTAGAAGCATCTACGCTTTCCAAAGCAAAGTCGGCAGGATGGATACCTCTGCAATTTTGAAAGAAAAACCAGACTTGGAGATCGTGTTGTAA
- a CDS encoding Pimeloyl-ACP methyl ester carboxylesterase has translation MKTIIVCLCFVIIGSSSFAQSFQSFDGTKIAYSDEGKGEAVLLVHGFINSSKNWNNTKLKQDLLKSGFRVIAPSLRGNGDSDKPQNEAAYANNAEIKDLMLLMDHLNLKTYKALGYSRGSIVLAKLLTKDKRIGRAVLGGMGKDFTNPDWDRRIMFMHAFLGTQPLNSQTEGAVNYAKTQNADLRALGLSQKYQPVTSPKELSKIKTPVLVIAGDQDKDNGDPAELKALLKKGVLKTVPGVHNSTHTSQAFSDEVLAFLAL, from the coding sequence ATGAAAACAATCATAGTTTGTCTATGCTTCGTCATTATAGGAAGCTCATCTTTTGCTCAATCATTCCAAAGTTTTGATGGTACAAAAATCGCATACTCCGACGAAGGAAAAGGCGAAGCAGTATTACTTGTTCACGGGTTTATTAACTCTTCCAAAAACTGGAATAACACAAAACTGAAGCAAGATTTACTTAAGAGTGGGTTTCGAGTTATAGCACCTAGCTTAAGAGGAAATGGCGATTCTGACAAACCACAAAATGAAGCAGCCTACGCCAATAACGCTGAAATAAAGGACTTAATGCTGCTCATGGATCACCTAAACTTGAAAACATACAAAGCCTTAGGCTATTCAAGAGGTTCCATTGTGTTGGCTAAACTACTCACCAAAGACAAGCGAATCGGCAGAGCCGTACTTGGCGGCATGGGTAAAGATTTCACAAACCCAGATTGGGATCGTAGAATCATGTTCATGCACGCATTCTTAGGGACACAACCACTCAATTCGCAAACAGAAGGTGCAGTAAACTATGCTAAGACTCAAAATGCAGATTTAAGAGCTCTTGGATTATCTCAAAAATATCAACCGGTTACGAGTCCAAAAGAGCTGAGTAAGATAAAAACCCCTGTTCTAGTTATTGCAGGAGATCAAGATAAAGACAACGGCGACCCAGCCGAACTGAAAGCTTTGCTAAAAAAAGGCGTTTTAAAAACTGTACCTGGAGTACACAATTCCACACATACAAGCCAAGCATTTTCAGATGAAGTGCTGGCATTTTTAGCACTGTAA
- a CDS encoding Por secretion system C-terminal sorting domain-containing protein, whose amino-acid sequence MKKAFAITIVFLALKTAFAQSVFEVNHKLGRGVNMGNMFEAPSEEAWGNPFRDDYFQRIADLGFKHVRIPITWDIPDRAQQEAPYKINAVFMDRIKYVVKKAQDTGLMAIINMHHHEKVFENPAAAKQRFLSQWQQISEAFKDANENILFEVLNEPHGELSPALWNNYFAEALSIIRKTNPTRPVLMGVAQYGGLSAVPQLIFPKDDHIILTIHYYDPFQFTHQGAEWVNGSEPWLGTKWDNTDRDQNAIKSQFQFAIDLAKQKNIPINIGEFGAYSKADNASRILWTSFMARWMEEQGFSWAYWEFSAGFGFFNPSTNQYKQDLVDALLKNPLPPPVETKAETIYQSDFNSDNNGWNLGVTSPAIATLARENNAAKISITASSTSSWHVQFVRNNFTLKTGKKYLITFDGYADKDMGLTFYLGQSVNPYNSYSGYTGISLSTSKKSFEHAFTMSAPDDDKARFVFDMATSTGTVYLSNLKVSELLEGIEEVIEEKPLSIESNGYKVNIYPNPTREFVSIEGAEKFHTLDILDIRGKVISHFDLLKNKNEQIPIKNLNAGVYLFHFRSAVESVVKKVVIE is encoded by the coding sequence ATGAAAAAAGCTTTTGCTATAACTATTGTATTTCTTGCACTGAAAACGGCTTTTGCTCAATCTGTTTTTGAAGTAAATCATAAATTGGGACGAGGAGTAAACATGGGAAATATGTTTGAAGCTCCTTCGGAGGAAGCATGGGGGAATCCTTTTAGAGACGATTATTTTCAACGAATTGCTGACTTAGGTTTTAAACATGTTCGCATTCCTATCACTTGGGATATTCCTGATCGTGCACAGCAAGAAGCTCCATATAAGATAAATGCCGTTTTCATGGATCGTATCAAGTATGTGGTTAAAAAAGCTCAAGATACTGGCCTTATGGCAATCATCAATATGCATCATCACGAAAAGGTTTTTGAAAATCCAGCAGCAGCCAAACAACGGTTCCTAAGCCAATGGCAACAAATAAGCGAGGCTTTTAAAGATGCCAACGAAAACATACTTTTTGAGGTTCTCAATGAACCACATGGCGAACTGAGTCCTGCTTTGTGGAATAACTATTTTGCTGAGGCATTGTCCATTATTCGTAAAACAAATCCTACACGGCCGGTTCTCATGGGTGTTGCTCAGTATGGTGGTTTGTCCGCTGTTCCACAACTTATTTTCCCAAAAGACGACCATATTATACTTACTATTCATTACTACGATCCTTTTCAGTTTACACACCAAGGAGCGGAATGGGTGAATGGATCTGAACCATGGCTTGGAACCAAATGGGACAATACGGACAGAGACCAAAATGCCATAAAAAGTCAATTTCAGTTTGCAATTGACTTAGCCAAACAAAAGAATATACCCATCAACATAGGCGAATTTGGAGCATACAGCAAAGCTGATAATGCGAGTAGGATCCTTTGGACCTCTTTTATGGCTCGCTGGATGGAAGAACAAGGTTTTAGCTGGGCATATTGGGAGTTCAGTGCTGGTTTTGGTTTTTTCAACCCATCAACAAACCAATACAAGCAAGATTTAGTAGATGCTTTACTTAAAAACCCTTTACCTCCTCCTGTTGAAACAAAGGCTGAGACTATTTATCAATCGGATTTCAATTCAGATAACAATGGATGGAACTTGGGCGTGACAAGTCCTGCGATTGCAACTTTGGCAAGAGAAAATAACGCCGCTAAAATCTCCATAACTGCAAGTTCTACATCTTCATGGCATGTGCAGTTTGTACGAAACAACTTCACCCTTAAAACTGGCAAAAAGTATCTAATTACTTTTGATGGCTACGCCGATAAAGACATGGGACTTACCTTCTACCTTGGGCAATCGGTAAATCCATATAATTCCTACTCTGGTTACACAGGAATAAGCTTAAGCACAAGTAAAAAGTCATTTGAACATGCTTTTACTATGAGTGCACCCGATGATGATAAGGCTAGGTTTGTATTTGACATGGCAACTAGCACAGGTACAGTTTACCTCAGCAACCTCAAAGTGTCAGAATTGCTAGAAGGAATTGAAGAAGTAATAGAAGAAAAACCGCTCTCTATTGAAAGCAATGGGTATAAAGTTAATATATACCCAAACCCCACAAGAGAATTTGTCTCCATTGAGGGAGCGGAAAAGTTTCACACTCTTGACATTTTGGACATAAGAGGTAAAGTAATTTCTCATTTTGACCTTTTAAAGAATAAGAATGAACAAATTCCTATCAAAAACTTGAATGCTGGCGTTTATTTATTTCACTTTAGAAGTGCTGTAGAGAGTGTTGTTAAAAAAGTGGTGATTGAGTAA
- a CDS encoding Planctomycete cytochrome C yields MKFLVYICILSSLWLVSCNPAIPEDIALAMNDLPDDLDYNIHVKPILSDKCFACHGPDKAKQKAGLRIDLAEYAYASMPESPDKVAIDPGDLGDSEIFHRIISADPDYVMPTPDSHLNLTTHEKAVLIKWIKDGAEYKPHWAFVKPEKAKLPSVENEEWVKNPIDNFILAKLEEKKLQPSPQADKETLLRRVTFDITGLPPTLSQIDNFLKDKSDNAFEKVVDRLLATPQYGERMSADWLDIARFADSHGYTVDRLRDMSPYRDWVIKSFNENRPYDKFIHWQLAGDLMKGPDGGKPTKEMLIATAFNRNHQQNLEGGIIEDEFKTEYVVDRTNTFGDAFMGLSVGCAKCHDHKYDPFSQKNYYELFSFFNNIDEAGQISWDESMPAPVLQLPTDEQERIIAFLESKTKKQEGIVDLEKQKGNKDFEAWVQKESYTKLQNEEIPKAGLQSKFSFNNKSLKDEINPKNVSYTTLQGNVKEKEVFIASPNGFGIKLDGDAWLDCGTAGVFRRSEPFSVGLKVKIPSEMKEGVIFHKSLAERLYNFKGYHLYLKNGKLELNMAHVYPSNAITKLSKNDIPRDKWVQLTMTYDGSSQAKGMKLYLDGKEVPMEIVMDQLNKDILLKEKNQPGLQIGGWWRGLGFKNGEVDDILVYNRALTEFEINIIGGKSKWKTIAAKKPAALNSSEKGILKEYYFSAIHQPTLEAKDLLKDYRTALADSVETVQELMVFQESKKPKQAYILERGIYDNFGEKVFPNTPEAIFPFPEEYAKNRLGLAKWLTHKDNPLTARVAANRYWQLIFGRGLSKTSEDFGNQGEMPSHPKLLDWLAVNFQESNWDVKALIKLMVMSNTYQQDSRASKELKAKDSENIFLARGPSARLTAEMMRDNALASSGLMNSEIGGKSIKPYQPEGLWRINGAKYEQDTGDVIYKRSLYVVVKRSVPNPTLGTFDASSRSFCTVRRQKTNTPLQALVTLNDPTFVEAAKVLGEEMSRVNSAEKAISTTYKKLAGKNPSKSEVALLLKMQQNELNKFRQSPAKAKGWLDVGQYKVDKTLDQNLVAANTVVASTIMNSDAVLMKR; encoded by the coding sequence ATGAAGTTTTTAGTATATATCTGTATTCTTTCCTCCTTATGGCTTGTATCGTGCAATCCTGCTATTCCTGAGGATATTGCTTTGGCAATGAATGACTTACCGGATGATTTAGACTACAATATTCATGTAAAACCCATCCTTTCTGATAAATGCTTTGCCTGCCATGGACCAGATAAAGCAAAACAAAAAGCTGGTTTAAGAATAGATCTGGCAGAATACGCTTACGCATCCATGCCCGAAAGTCCAGATAAGGTAGCTATTGACCCAGGTGACTTAGGAGATAGTGAGATTTTTCATAGAATTATCTCTGCCGATCCAGACTATGTGATGCCTACGCCAGACTCACACCTAAATCTTACGACTCACGAAAAGGCAGTTTTGATAAAATGGATAAAAGACGGAGCTGAGTATAAACCACATTGGGCTTTTGTAAAACCCGAAAAAGCAAAGCTTCCATCTGTAGAAAATGAAGAATGGGTCAAAAACCCAATTGACAACTTTATTTTGGCAAAATTGGAGGAAAAGAAGCTACAACCATCGCCACAGGCAGATAAAGAGACCTTACTCCGAAGAGTTACTTTTGACATAACAGGCTTACCTCCTACCCTTTCTCAAATAGATAATTTCCTTAAAGACAAAAGTGATAATGCATTTGAAAAGGTAGTTGATCGCTTACTTGCCACTCCCCAATATGGAGAGCGAATGTCCGCTGATTGGCTTGACATTGCCCGTTTCGCAGATTCTCACGGCTACACGGTGGATCGCCTACGGGATATGTCTCCTTATAGAGATTGGGTGATTAAGTCCTTCAATGAAAACCGGCCTTATGATAAGTTCATTCATTGGCAACTTGCTGGTGATCTCATGAAAGGTCCCGATGGAGGAAAACCTACCAAAGAGATGCTCATTGCTACAGCTTTTAATCGAAATCATCAGCAAAACCTAGAAGGAGGTATCATCGAAGATGAATTCAAAACTGAATATGTGGTAGATCGTACAAACACTTTTGGTGATGCATTTATGGGCTTATCTGTTGGTTGTGCAAAGTGCCATGACCATAAATACGATCCTTTTTCTCAAAAAAACTATTATGAGCTTTTTAGCTTTTTCAATAATATAGACGAAGCAGGACAAATCTCTTGGGATGAGTCAATGCCTGCCCCTGTGCTACAATTACCTACCGATGAGCAAGAAAGGATAATCGCTTTTCTTGAATCAAAGACCAAAAAGCAAGAAGGTATTGTTGATTTAGAAAAACAAAAAGGAAATAAAGACTTTGAAGCTTGGGTTCAAAAAGAGAGCTATACCAAACTTCAAAATGAAGAAATACCAAAGGCTGGACTTCAATCAAAATTTAGCTTTAACAACAAGTCTTTAAAAGATGAGATAAATCCTAAAAATGTATCCTATACAACCTTACAGGGCAACGTAAAAGAAAAAGAAGTGTTTATCGCTTCTCCCAATGGATTTGGAATAAAACTAGATGGTGATGCTTGGTTGGACTGTGGAACTGCAGGAGTTTTCCGCCGCTCGGAGCCATTTAGCGTAGGTTTAAAAGTAAAAATCCCTTCTGAAATGAAAGAAGGAGTGATTTTCCATAAATCATTGGCGGAGCGGCTTTACAATTTCAAAGGTTACCACCTATACCTCAAAAATGGAAAGTTGGAGTTAAACATGGCTCATGTATATCCTTCCAATGCGATCACTAAACTTTCAAAAAACGACATTCCAAGAGATAAATGGGTACAACTCACTATGACATACGATGGCTCTTCGCAAGCTAAAGGAATGAAACTTTATCTTGATGGAAAAGAGGTGCCAATGGAGATTGTAATGGATCAGTTGAACAAAGACATTCTTTTAAAAGAAAAAAATCAACCAGGCCTTCAGATTGGTGGATGGTGGCGTGGGTTAGGATTCAAAAACGGGGAAGTTGATGATATCCTTGTCTACAATAGAGCACTCACGGAGTTCGAAATAAATATTATTGGAGGCAAAAGTAAGTGGAAAACAATTGCTGCTAAAAAACCTGCCGCCTTAAATTCTAGTGAGAAAGGCATTTTGAAAGAATATTATTTTTCGGCAATCCACCAACCAACACTGGAAGCCAAAGATTTATTGAAAGACTACCGAACAGCCTTGGCTGACTCTGTAGAAACAGTGCAAGAGCTCATGGTTTTTCAGGAAAGTAAAAAGCCAAAGCAAGCCTATATTCTAGAAAGGGGAATTTATGATAATTTTGGTGAAAAAGTATTTCCCAATACCCCAGAAGCCATATTCCCTTTTCCCGAAGAATATGCAAAAAATAGACTTGGGCTTGCAAAATGGTTAACACATAAAGATAACCCACTTACTGCCCGTGTTGCAGCAAATAGGTATTGGCAGTTAATTTTTGGTCGTGGATTAAGCAAAACTTCGGAGGATTTTGGGAACCAAGGTGAAATGCCTTCTCATCCAAAACTGCTTGACTGGTTGGCAGTAAATTTTCAAGAATCTAATTGGGATGTAAAAGCCTTGATCAAGTTAATGGTTATGTCGAATACCTATCAGCAAGACTCTCGTGCAAGCAAAGAACTAAAAGCGAAAGACTCTGAGAATATTTTCTTGGCAAGAGGCCCTTCTGCACGACTTACTGCCGAAATGATGAGAGACAATGCATTGGCGTCTTCTGGATTAATGAATAGTGAGATTGGAGGAAAAAGTATAAAGCCTTACCAACCAGAGGGGCTTTGGAGAATTAATGGAGCCAAATACGAACAAGATACTGGCGATGTCATTTACAAGCGAAGCCTTTATGTGGTTGTAAAAAGATCCGTCCCGAACCCTACCCTGGGTACATTTGACGCATCTTCACGAAGTTTTTGTACAGTGAGGAGACAAAAAACAAACACGCCATTACAAGCTCTTGTGACACTAAATGATCCCACTTTTGTGGAGGCAGCAAAGGTTTTGGGTGAGGAAATGAGTAGAGTAAATAGTGCAGAAAAGGCCATTTCTACTACTTACAAAAAGCTTGCGGGTAAAAATCCCAGCAAGTCGGAAGTAGCTTTACTTCTAAAAATGCAACAAAATGAATTAAACAAATTCAGACAATCACCTGCCAAAGCCAAAGGGTGGCTCGACGTAGGACAATATAAAGTAGACAAAACATTAGACCAAAATCTCGTTGCTGCTAATACTGTAGTAGCAAGCACCATTATGAATTCAGATGCAGTATTGATGAAGAGGTAG